From a region of the Lactuca sativa cultivar Salinas chromosome 4, Lsat_Salinas_v11, whole genome shotgun sequence genome:
- the LOC128133527 gene encoding uncharacterized protein LOC128133527, which translates to MPRSQRTGDLIYNLEIEKEARRLAKEKRIERGQTSNPHGDPEVETESLSDIEPDSSPDPRQEIPETPPLQQNPPIIEPIAMADGGEVPERTLSGKQVGESTSKKKPREEEEEIEIIPIEEPIVKNDAQVGAPKKTTPLVTPIATQPPFPSRLATSKKNMEEKEILDTFRKVEVNIPLLDAIKQIPRYEKKLPPKCKDPGMFTVPCKIGDVTFSSAMLDLGASINVMPYSVYESLNVGPLSETGVIISLADKSSVFPRGVLEDVLVQVNQLVFPADFYVIDLDEQVSSKSALIFLGRPFLKTARTKIDVYAGSLTMEFDGETISFNIYDAMRYPSDVSSLYFVDVVEPITQELFELSNGDILEMILSKGFDCGKLAE; encoded by the exons atgcctagaTCTCAGCGTACAGGTGATTTGATTTACAATCTGGAAATCGAAAAAGAAGCAAGGCGTTTGGCGAAGGAAAAGCGAATTGAACGTGGTCAAACTTCTAATCCTCACGGGGACCCGGAGGTTGAAACCGAGTCATTAAGTGATATAGAACCCGATTCTAGTCCCGACCCTCGCCAAGAAATTCCCGAAACACCACCCCTACAACAAAACCCACCCATTATTGAACCAATTGCAATGGCGGACGGAGGAGAAGTTCCCGAAAGAACTTTGAG TGGCAAACAAGTCGGAGAAAGTACTTCAAAGAAGAAgccaagggaagaagaggaagaaatagAGATCATTCCCATTGAAGAACCTATAGTCAAGAACGATGCACAAGTCGGAGCCCCAAAGAAGACTACCCCTTTAGTAACACCGATAGCCACTCAACCACCGTTCCCCTCCCGACTTGCAACCTCAAAGAAGaatatggaggagaaagagattttGGACACCTTCCGAAAGGTGGAAGTAAACATCCCTCTACTTGATGCAATCAAGCAAATTCCGAGATATGAAAA gaaacttCCACCCAAATGCAAAGATCCCGGGATGTTCACGGTTCCTTGCAAGATTGGAGATGTCACTTTTAGTAGTGCTATGCTTGATCTTGGTGCCTCTATCAATGTCATGCCCTATTCGGTGTATGAATCATTGAATGTCGGACCCTTAAGTGAAACCGGTGTCATAATCTCTCTTGCGGATAAATCAAGTGTCTTTCCTAGAGGTGTTTTGGAAGATGTCCTAGTGCAAGTGAACCAATTGGTCTTCCCggcggatttctatgtgattgatctAGATGAGCAAGTGTCCTCCAAATCGGCTCTAATCTTTCTTGGGAGACCGTTCTTGAAGACGGCTAGGACAAAGATCGATGTGTATGCGGGAAGTTTGACAATGGAGTTTGATGGCGAAAcaataagttttaatatttatgatgccATGAGATATCCTAGTGATGTTTCATCTTTGTACTTTGTTGATGTTGTCGAGCCAATCACTCAAGAATTGTTCGAGTTATCTAACGGTGATATATTGGAGATGATCTTAAGCAAAGGATTCGATTGTGGGAAGCTAGCCGAGTAA